One region of Mycolicibacterium rhodesiae NBB3 genomic DNA includes:
- a CDS encoding mycofactocin-coupled SDR family oxidoreductase: MAGRVEGKVAFITGAARGQGRAHAVRLASEGADIIAVDICKKIDTVDLIEASTPEDLAETADLVKGHNRRIYTAEVDVRDYDALKAAVDAGVEQLGRLDIIVANAGIGNGGQTLDKTSETDWTAMIDINLGGVWKTVKAGVPHILAGGRGGSIILTSSVGGLKAYPHTGHYVAAKHGVVGLMRTFAVELGAQNIRVNSVHPTNVNTPLFMNEGTMKLFRPDLENPGPDDMKVVGQLMHTLPIGWVEPEDIANAVLFLASDEARYVTGVTLPVDGGSCLK; encoded by the coding sequence ATGGCAGGACGGGTAGAAGGCAAAGTCGCGTTCATCACGGGCGCGGCTCGCGGACAGGGCCGTGCGCACGCGGTGCGGCTGGCATCCGAGGGTGCTGACATCATCGCCGTCGACATCTGTAAGAAGATCGACACCGTCGACCTGATCGAAGCGTCAACCCCCGAGGATCTCGCCGAGACCGCGGATCTGGTGAAGGGCCACAACCGCCGCATCTACACCGCAGAGGTCGACGTCCGTGACTACGACGCGCTCAAGGCCGCGGTCGACGCCGGGGTCGAGCAGCTGGGCCGCCTCGACATCATCGTCGCCAACGCCGGCATCGGCAACGGCGGCCAGACGCTGGACAAGACCAGCGAAACCGACTGGACCGCGATGATCGACATCAACCTCGGCGGTGTCTGGAAGACCGTGAAAGCCGGTGTGCCCCATATCCTCGCGGGTGGGCGCGGCGGTTCGATCATCCTGACCAGTTCGGTCGGCGGGTTGAAGGCGTACCCGCACACCGGTCACTACGTCGCCGCCAAACACGGTGTGGTGGGCCTGATGCGGACCTTCGCCGTTGAGCTGGGCGCACAGAACATCCGGGTGAACTCGGTGCATCCGACGAACGTGAACACCCCGCTGTTCATGAACGAGGGCACCATGAAGCTGTTCCGCCCCGACCTCGAGAATCCGGGCCCCGACGATATGAAGGTCGTCGGTCAACTGATGCACACGCTGCCGATCGGCTGGGTCGAGCCGGAGGACATCGCCAACGCCGTGCTGTTCCTGGCGTCCGACGAAGCGCGGTACGTCACGGGCGTGACGCTTCCTGTCGACGGCGGCAGCTGCCTGAAGTAG
- a CDS encoding cytochrome P450 codes for MNPFPVFARIREEAPLYYNDTHDFYALSRYDDVNKALIDHETFISGKGALLEIIKSGMEIPPGTLIFEDPPLHNIQRNLLSRMFTPRKVAALEPQIREFTARCLDPLVGTGKFDFVNDLGEQMPMRVIGMLLGIPEEHQRRVADHGEATLQGQQALMASGEVFAEFIDYRTEHPSDDIMTELLNVEFTDETGTVRRLRREELLMYLTVVATAGAETTTRLIGWAGKTLADHPDQRRELAENPALIPQAIEEILRWEPPALQMARYVARDTEHYGQTVPEGSAMLLLVGASNRDHRRFPPDGDVFDIDREQHSHLTFGAGTHFCMGNALARMEGRIALEEIFKRFPTWEVDWPNAHPSQTTAVRGWESMPTFVS; via the coding sequence ATGAACCCTTTCCCGGTGTTCGCGCGCATCCGCGAAGAAGCGCCCCTGTACTACAACGACACACACGACTTCTATGCATTGAGCCGGTACGACGACGTCAACAAGGCGTTGATCGACCACGAGACGTTCATCTCCGGCAAGGGCGCGCTGCTCGAAATCATCAAGTCCGGGATGGAGATCCCGCCCGGCACACTGATTTTCGAGGATCCGCCGCTGCACAACATCCAACGCAATCTGCTGTCGCGGATGTTCACGCCACGCAAGGTGGCCGCTCTCGAACCGCAGATCCGCGAATTCACCGCGCGGTGCCTCGACCCGTTGGTGGGCACCGGCAAGTTCGATTTCGTCAACGATCTCGGCGAGCAGATGCCGATGCGGGTCATCGGCATGCTGCTGGGCATTCCGGAGGAGCACCAGCGCCGGGTGGCCGACCACGGCGAAGCCACCCTTCAGGGACAACAGGCGCTGATGGCGTCCGGCGAGGTGTTCGCCGAGTTCATCGACTATCGCACCGAGCATCCCTCCGACGACATCATGACCGAGTTGCTCAACGTCGAGTTCACCGACGAGACAGGCACTGTGCGGCGGCTGCGCCGCGAGGAACTACTCATGTACCTCACCGTCGTCGCTACCGCCGGAGCCGAGACCACCACGCGGCTGATCGGCTGGGCCGGTAAAACGTTGGCCGACCATCCCGACCAGCGCCGGGAACTCGCGGAGAACCCGGCCCTGATTCCCCAGGCGATCGAAGAGATCCTGCGCTGGGAGCCGCCGGCCCTGCAGATGGCCCGTTACGTCGCACGCGACACCGAGCACTACGGCCAAACCGTGCCCGAGGGCAGCGCAATGCTGCTACTGGTGGGTGCCTCCAACCGGGACCACCGTCGTTTTCCGCCGGACGGAGACGTCTTCGACATCGACCGAGAGCAGCACTCGCACTTGACATTCGGTGCGGGAACCCACTTCTGCATGGGTAACGCCCTTGCCCGCATGGAAGGCCGGATCGCCCTCGAGGAGATTTTCAAGAGATTCCCGACGTGGGAGGTCGACTGGCCGAACGCGCATCCGTCTCAGACGACGGCGGTGCGCGGCTGGGAATCCATGCCCACCTTCGTTTCCTGA
- a CDS encoding TetR/AcrR family transcriptional regulator translates to MPEARGGRPRDAELHSAILEVTRELLAAGSYAELSMESVAARAQVGKKTLYRRWPSKAPLVAEAVLDAYGRSGSFDVPVSTDLRADLRAWLVEHAEFIADPASAALIRALIAAAAASPADNIALYQQLSVPQHAGISARLRRAVDDGHLDAATDLDAIADALIGILLLRVLTQTPASEQPRTEFDGLLDALLDGALR, encoded by the coding sequence ATGCCGGAGGCACGAGGCGGTCGACCGCGAGACGCGGAGTTGCACAGCGCAATTCTCGAGGTCACCCGAGAGCTCCTGGCCGCCGGAAGCTATGCGGAGTTGTCGATGGAGAGCGTCGCCGCCCGTGCACAAGTCGGGAAGAAGACGCTCTACCGACGCTGGCCGTCGAAAGCGCCTCTGGTCGCCGAGGCCGTCCTCGACGCCTACGGCCGCTCCGGCTCGTTCGACGTGCCGGTGAGCACCGATCTGCGAGCCGACCTGCGGGCGTGGCTCGTCGAGCATGCGGAGTTCATCGCCGACCCCGCCAGTGCCGCACTGATACGGGCGCTCATCGCCGCGGCCGCCGCCAGCCCGGCCGACAACATCGCGCTCTATCAACAACTGAGCGTGCCGCAGCACGCCGGTATCAGTGCTCGCCTGCGCCGCGCGGTCGACGACGGACACCTGGATGCCGCCACCGACCTCGATGCGATCGCCGACGCTTTGATAGGCATCCTGCTGCTTCGGGTGCTGACGCAGACGCCTGCGAGCGAGCAGCCGCGAACTGAGTTCGACGGCCTTCTCGACGCGCTTCTCGACGGCGCTCTGCGCTAG
- a CDS encoding acyl-CoA dehydrogenase family protein produces MQLTFDADVEAFRAEFVAFLDEHLPTDAEALERSGSSSDVPDWARRWQRLMFDNGWLLPGYPPEFGGRNATILQQYVHQEELARRRCYQTFNPQGVGIISASLISFGTPEQQQRWAVPILRAEITASLGMSEPGAGSDLAALRTRADIDGDEFVVNGQKVWTSGAHDADVLLTFVRTDPKATKHKGISVLMIPTDLPGVVRRPFASMCDRDDVDFNEVFFNDVRVPVENLVGPLNEGWMVANGSLGHERNMLWLSYADRLAELVEDWQPSSILNRDRYATLVMDNQALRLLGSVALAKASRGDEDPSAMSVLKLLGSEASQMAAEHALAAAGPDAFDAPGFSGPYSAHHLDLYRSAWFERYARTFGGTIAGGTSEIQRNIIAQRLLGLPRN; encoded by the coding sequence GTGCAGCTGACCTTCGACGCCGACGTCGAAGCCTTCCGGGCGGAGTTCGTCGCCTTTCTCGACGAGCATCTGCCCACCGACGCCGAAGCGCTCGAGCGTTCCGGATCGAGCAGCGACGTGCCGGACTGGGCCCGACGCTGGCAGCGGCTGATGTTCGACAACGGCTGGCTGCTGCCGGGCTATCCGCCCGAGTTCGGCGGTCGTAACGCGACGATCCTGCAGCAGTACGTCCACCAGGAGGAACTGGCGCGGCGCCGCTGCTACCAAACCTTCAATCCTCAGGGCGTCGGCATCATCTCCGCATCGCTGATCTCGTTCGGGACACCCGAGCAGCAGCAGCGGTGGGCCGTGCCGATCCTGCGCGCCGAGATCACTGCCTCGCTGGGCATGAGCGAGCCGGGAGCGGGATCCGACCTCGCCGCCCTGCGCACTCGCGCTGATATAGACGGCGACGAGTTCGTGGTGAACGGACAGAAAGTGTGGACGTCGGGCGCTCACGACGCCGACGTGCTCCTGACTTTCGTTCGCACTGATCCGAAAGCCACCAAACACAAGGGCATCAGCGTGCTGATGATCCCGACGGACCTGCCCGGCGTGGTGCGGCGCCCGTTCGCCTCGATGTGCGATCGCGACGACGTGGACTTCAACGAGGTGTTCTTCAACGACGTGCGGGTGCCCGTCGAGAACCTCGTCGGCCCGCTGAACGAGGGGTGGATGGTGGCCAACGGGTCGCTGGGCCACGAACGGAACATGTTGTGGCTGAGCTACGCAGACCGGTTGGCAGAACTCGTCGAGGACTGGCAGCCGTCCTCGATACTCAATCGCGACCGGTACGCCACGCTGGTGATGGACAACCAGGCGCTTCGCCTTCTCGGGTCTGTGGCGTTGGCGAAAGCCTCACGGGGTGACGAGGATCCGTCGGCCATGTCGGTGCTCAAGCTCCTTGGCTCGGAGGCCTCGCAGATGGCGGCCGAGCACGCCCTGGCCGCCGCGGGCCCCGATGCCTTCGACGCGCCGGGGTTCTCCGGACCGTACAGCGCGCATCACCTCGACCTGTACCGCTCGGCGTGGTTCGAGCGTTATGCGCGCACCTTCGGCGGCACCATCGCCGGCGGCACATCCGAGATTCAACGCAACATCATCGCCCAGCGTCTTCTGGGCCTACCTCGCAATTAG
- a CDS encoding WS/DGAT/MGAT family O-acyltransferase, with protein MKRLNGMDAMLLYSETPNLHTHTLKVAIINAADYHGEFTFDVFRETVARRLHLLDPLRYRLIDIPWRLHHPMWLQDCPVDLDYHLRRIQVPAPGGRRELDEVIGQVASTPLDRSRPLWEFHFAEGMADNRFALIGKVHHTLADGVASANLLARLMDLSGSAADEHDEYLVCEEPSASDLLTAAGRDHIAHITMLPRLARDAARGVTRLRRRAKERTDHPDLAKMFKTPPTFLNHVVSPGRTFGTASLSLAEVKETSKKLGVTFNDIVLATAAGGLRELLLRYDGRADRPLMASVPVATDLSPDRVTGNEIGGLSVSLPIHIDDPLERVRLTALSTARAKEDYDLLGPKLQGQMMEYLPPALTPALFRWQAKRAAHNPLMNVAVSSVPGPREHGHIGGATVSEIYSIGVLSPGSAFNMTVWSYVDQVDISILSDDQTFNDIHEATDAMIHGLAEIRSAAGLPPLSIVDTAMAPAPAAG; from the coding sequence TTGAAGCGACTCAATGGCATGGACGCCATGCTGCTGTACAGCGAGACGCCGAACCTGCACACCCACACATTGAAGGTGGCGATCATCAACGCCGCCGACTATCACGGCGAGTTCACCTTCGACGTTTTCCGGGAGACCGTCGCACGCCGGCTGCACCTGCTCGATCCCCTGCGGTACCGACTCATCGACATACCCTGGCGGCTGCACCACCCCATGTGGCTGCAGGACTGTCCGGTCGACCTCGACTACCACCTGCGTCGCATTCAGGTGCCGGCTCCCGGTGGCCGCCGCGAACTCGACGAGGTAATCGGCCAGGTGGCCAGCACGCCATTGGACCGCAGCCGCCCGCTGTGGGAGTTTCACTTCGCCGAGGGCATGGCCGACAACCGTTTCGCGCTCATCGGCAAGGTTCACCACACTTTGGCCGACGGGGTGGCCTCGGCCAACCTGCTGGCGCGGCTGATGGATCTGTCCGGCTCGGCCGCCGACGAACACGACGAGTACCTCGTATGTGAAGAGCCGTCGGCGTCCGATCTGCTGACGGCGGCGGGCCGCGACCACATCGCGCATATAACCATGCTGCCGCGTTTGGCACGCGATGCCGCCCGGGGAGTCACGCGACTGCGGCGGCGCGCCAAGGAGCGCACCGACCATCCCGACCTGGCGAAGATGTTCAAGACGCCACCGACCTTCCTCAATCACGTGGTGTCGCCGGGACGGACGTTCGGCACCGCTTCCCTGTCGTTGGCCGAAGTCAAAGAGACGTCCAAGAAGCTGGGTGTGACGTTCAACGACATCGTGCTGGCCACCGCCGCGGGAGGCCTGCGCGAACTGCTACTGCGGTACGACGGCCGCGCGGACCGGCCGCTGATGGCGTCGGTGCCGGTCGCGACCGACCTGTCGCCGGACCGGGTCACCGGCAACGAGATCGGCGGCCTCTCGGTGTCGTTGCCCATCCACATCGACGATCCGCTCGAGCGGGTGCGGCTGACCGCGCTGTCGACCGCACGCGCCAAAGAGGACTATGACCTACTCGGCCCGAAACTGCAGGGCCAGATGATGGAATACCTGCCGCCTGCACTGACGCCGGCGCTGTTCCGCTGGCAAGCCAAGCGCGCTGCGCACAACCCGCTGATGAATGTCGCGGTATCCAGCGTCCCGGGTCCGCGCGAGCACGGCCACATCGGCGGGGCGACGGTCAGCGAGATCTACTCGATCGGGGTGCTCTCGCCCGGCAGCGCCTTCAACATGACGGTGTGGAGCTACGTCGACCAGGTCGACATCTCGATACTGTCCGACGACCAGACGTTCAACGACATCCACGAGGCAACCGACGCGATGATCCACGGTCTGGCCGAGATCCGCTCGGCCGCCGGGCTGCCGCCACTGAGCATTGTCGACACCGCGATGGCCCCCGCACCAGCGGCGGGCTAG
- a CDS encoding acyl-CoA thioesterase, whose product MPDLWIDLLGCLDIAESSTEAAGVGLRFEGLNQDLDYRRIFGGQLLGQFLRIASLVSPDKTVKSQHAVFAKEGRSDEPVQYEATLHHEGRSFASMTIVATQSRGVIATASISMHAAEGGREHQAVPAVPAVLGPEHDTELSLIPWEIRTDINLHDRAAGPPQFEMWMRTPPVGAELAQALAAYATDLTLIGTALRPVEGVSEVDTMTLFTSAVTSHTVWFHRPFRTDDWLLLRQHSPVLAGGRCFGRGDVLTSDGVLVASYGQEALVRFADQ is encoded by the coding sequence GTGCCCGATCTCTGGATCGATTTGCTCGGATGCCTCGACATCGCTGAATCGTCGACCGAAGCAGCCGGGGTCGGGCTGCGATTCGAAGGCCTCAACCAAGACTTGGATTATCGGCGGATCTTCGGCGGTCAGCTCCTCGGGCAGTTCCTGCGTATCGCCTCACTCGTCAGTCCGGACAAAACCGTCAAATCGCAGCACGCGGTCTTCGCCAAGGAGGGTCGCTCCGACGAACCGGTGCAATACGAAGCGACGTTGCACCACGAAGGCAGATCGTTCGCCTCCATGACGATCGTCGCCACCCAGTCCCGCGGCGTCATCGCGACGGCATCGATCAGCATGCACGCCGCCGAAGGCGGCCGCGAACATCAGGCGGTGCCCGCCGTGCCCGCCGTGCTCGGCCCCGAGCACGACACCGAATTGTCCCTCATCCCTTGGGAAATCCGGACTGACATCAACCTCCATGACCGGGCCGCAGGGCCGCCCCAGTTCGAGATGTGGATGCGCACGCCGCCTGTCGGAGCCGAACTGGCGCAGGCCCTTGCTGCGTACGCCACCGACCTGACCTTGATCGGGACTGCGCTGCGCCCGGTTGAAGGCGTCAGCGAGGTGGACACCATGACGTTGTTCACGTCTGCGGTCACCTCGCACACCGTGTGGTTCCACCGGCCCTTTCGTACCGACGACTGGTTGCTGCTGCGCCAACACAGCCCGGTGTTGGCCGGCGGCAGGTGCTTCGGTCGCGGCGACGTCCTGACCTCTGACGGCGTCCTGGTGGCGTCCTACGGACAGGAAGCGCTCGTACGCTTCGCCGACCAATGA
- a CDS encoding TetR/AcrR family transcriptional regulator — translation MARRSPVQSVHVLPTRAASEPPVTIPSEEPAWKQRAVERSIKTAKLRAAQRVQRFLDAAQAIIIEKGSTDFTVQEVVDRSRQSLRSFYLQFDGKHELLLALFEDALSRSADQIRAATSGSDEPIERLKVAIQLLFESSRPDPTAKRPLFTDFAPRLLVSHPSEVKIAHAPLLALLTELMEEASAAGQLRDGINPKRMAAITMQTVMFNAQSSGEESEDATSNPITADELWDFCAHGFTDS, via the coding sequence ATGGCAAGGCGTTCTCCGGTACAGTCAGTCCATGTTCTCCCTACTCGGGCCGCATCCGAGCCGCCGGTGACGATTCCCAGCGAAGAACCCGCCTGGAAGCAGCGCGCGGTCGAGCGATCGATCAAGACCGCGAAGCTCCGGGCCGCCCAGCGCGTCCAGCGCTTCCTCGACGCCGCCCAGGCGATCATCATCGAGAAGGGCAGCACCGACTTCACCGTGCAGGAGGTCGTGGACCGCTCACGCCAGTCTCTGCGCAGCTTCTACCTGCAGTTCGACGGTAAGCACGAGCTGCTGCTGGCATTGTTCGAAGACGCCCTGTCGCGGTCCGCGGATCAAATTCGCGCGGCTACCAGCGGCTCGGATGAGCCGATCGAGCGGCTGAAGGTCGCGATCCAACTGCTGTTCGAGTCTTCGCGCCCGGATCCCACCGCCAAGCGGCCGTTGTTCACCGACTTCGCTCCGCGCTTGCTGGTGTCCCATCCGTCCGAGGTCAAAATCGCCCACGCACCGCTGCTCGCGCTGCTGACCGAGTTGATGGAAGAGGCCAGCGCCGCAGGTCAGCTGCGTGATGGCATCAATCCGAAGCGCATGGCGGCCATCACTATGCAAACCGTGATGTTCAACGCCCAGTCCAGCGGCGAAGAGTCGGAAGACGCGACCTCGAATCCCATCACCGCGGACGAACTCTGGGACTTCTGCGCCCACGGTTTCACCGACAGCTAG
- a CDS encoding NAD(P)-dependent oxidoreductase, whose amino-acid sequence MEIGFIGLGHMGFPMASRLLEAGHHVVAFDTSTEALDRLVMLGADPATSPADVGDRTATVLASLPSPAASIEVATGPNGVIAGAAAQRFVDFSTIGSPTAQEVGAALNQRGIASLDCPVSGGVSGAQEGALSLMVSGPEAEFRAVKPILDVLGKPIFVSTKPGAAQTMKLINNLMAATALAATAEVVVMGVKAGLDPSVVIDVLNASSGGTHASRDKFPRSVLPRTFDFGFATGLMVKDVRLCLAEAEALGMRMHLGDAVGMLWEDVLQKVGPDSDFTCVVKPIEEEAGVVVDGRAG is encoded by the coding sequence ATGGAGATCGGGTTCATCGGTCTGGGCCACATGGGATTTCCCATGGCGAGCCGACTGCTCGAGGCAGGTCATCACGTCGTCGCCTTCGACACCAGCACCGAGGCGCTCGACCGGTTGGTCATGCTCGGCGCTGACCCTGCCACGTCGCCCGCGGACGTCGGCGATCGCACCGCCACGGTGCTGGCGAGCCTGCCCTCCCCCGCCGCGTCGATCGAGGTGGCCACCGGTCCGAACGGCGTGATCGCCGGCGCTGCCGCGCAACGCTTCGTGGACTTCTCGACCATCGGCAGTCCGACGGCACAGGAGGTCGGCGCCGCGTTGAACCAACGCGGAATCGCGTCGTTGGACTGCCCGGTCAGCGGCGGGGTGAGCGGTGCGCAGGAGGGTGCGCTCTCCCTGATGGTCTCCGGTCCCGAAGCGGAATTCCGGGCGGTCAAACCGATACTGGACGTGCTCGGAAAGCCGATATTCGTTTCCACCAAACCCGGTGCGGCGCAGACGATGAAGCTGATCAACAACCTCATGGCGGCCACAGCCCTCGCCGCGACCGCCGAGGTCGTCGTCATGGGAGTCAAGGCGGGCCTGGACCCGAGCGTGGTGATCGACGTGCTCAACGCGAGTTCCGGGGGAACTCACGCGAGCCGCGACAAGTTCCCCCGCTCGGTCCTGCCACGCACCTTCGACTTCGGCTTCGCGACCGGGTTGATGGTCAAGGATGTCCGGCTCTGCCTTGCCGAGGCCGAAGCCCTCGGTATGAGGATGCACCTCGGCGACGCCGTCGGAATGCTGTGGGAAGACGTCCTGCAAAAGGTCGGACCTGACTCAGATTTCACGTGTGTCGTGAAACCAATCGAAGAGGAGGCCGGCGTGGTGGTGGACGGCCGCGCCGGCTAG
- a CDS encoding enoyl-CoA hydratase has product MYIEYEVADKIATITLNRPEAANAQNTDFLDELDAAWTRAAEDNDVAVIILRANGKHFSAGHDIRGGGHVPDKITLEFLVQHEQRRYLDYTLKWRNVPKPSIAAVQGRCISGGLLLCWPCDLIVAADDALFSDPVVLMGIGGVEYHGHTWELGPRKAKEILFTGRAMTADEVAATGMVNKVVPRDELDAETRALASQIAKMPTFALRQAKRAVNQTLDVQGFYAAIQSVFDIHQTGHGNALSVSGWPVLVNLDDMKANIK; this is encoded by the coding sequence GTGTACATCGAATACGAAGTCGCCGACAAGATCGCCACCATCACGCTGAATCGGCCCGAGGCCGCCAACGCCCAGAACACGGACTTTCTCGACGAGCTTGACGCCGCGTGGACCCGAGCCGCCGAGGACAACGATGTCGCGGTGATCATCCTGCGCGCCAACGGAAAACACTTCTCTGCGGGTCATGACATCCGCGGGGGTGGGCACGTGCCAGACAAGATCACGCTCGAATTTCTGGTACAGCACGAGCAGCGGCGCTATCTCGACTACACGCTGAAGTGGCGCAACGTGCCCAAGCCGTCGATCGCCGCCGTGCAGGGCCGCTGCATCTCGGGCGGACTGCTGCTGTGCTGGCCATGCGATTTGATTGTGGCCGCTGACGACGCGCTGTTCTCCGATCCGGTCGTGTTGATGGGCATCGGCGGCGTCGAATACCACGGCCATACATGGGAACTCGGCCCCCGCAAGGCCAAGGAGATCCTGTTCACCGGCCGTGCCATGACGGCAGACGAGGTGGCCGCCACCGGAATGGTCAACAAGGTGGTGCCTCGCGACGAGCTCGATGCCGAAACCAGGGCGCTGGCCTCCCAGATCGCGAAGATGCCGACTTTCGCGTTGCGCCAGGCTAAACGTGCGGTCAACCAGACCCTCGACGTCCAGGGCTTCTATGCGGCGATCCAATCGGTGTTCGACATCCACCAGACGGGCCACGGCAATGCGCTGAGCGTGAGCGGCTGGCCGGTGCTGGTGAATCTCGACGATATGAAGGCCAACATCAAGTAA
- a CDS encoding phosphotransferase: MSALPLSVPNSWDAITPEWMSSALAEDHPDATVDSVTVVLRDDGTNRRARLGLTYSAGSGPATVFAKAVDPEHADLVELTSGLFHEPRLFNSKIALPLDHPKVYTAIIDEAARDFLMIMEDVVARGADPRDSTRPMSVEQAANGVRGLARMHSQFWGERVASNPELTWLEPFVAFEGMQYAPIHIAHERLGDTVPPQIPALSNTELFVDIWARYIGTLTTTAPTLLHGDPHIGNTYVLPDDEVGFLDWQMARRGNWSLDLGYFMQGALTIEDRRSVERRLLEEYRNALTLPAEELPTAEEIWLRYRASVAHGLAIWMATASGGDAWQSAEISVTLAQRYSTAFVDLETRAALDAIAV, encoded by the coding sequence GTGAGCGCCCTGCCGTTGTCAGTGCCGAACAGCTGGGATGCCATCACGCCTGAGTGGATGTCGTCCGCCCTGGCCGAGGACCATCCCGACGCCACGGTCGACAGTGTCACCGTCGTACTGCGCGATGACGGCACCAACCGCCGCGCCCGGTTGGGGTTGACGTACTCGGCCGGCTCGGGGCCTGCGACCGTATTCGCCAAAGCCGTCGACCCCGAGCACGCCGATCTCGTCGAACTCACCAGTGGCCTGTTCCACGAGCCGCGGCTGTTCAACTCGAAAATCGCTCTACCGCTTGACCATCCCAAGGTCTACACCGCGATCATCGACGAAGCGGCCCGCGACTTCCTGATGATCATGGAGGACGTCGTCGCACGCGGTGCCGACCCACGCGACTCGACCCGGCCGATGTCGGTCGAGCAGGCGGCCAACGGCGTGCGCGGTCTGGCCCGGATGCACAGCCAGTTCTGGGGTGAGCGCGTCGCATCCAATCCGGAACTGACGTGGCTGGAGCCGTTCGTCGCGTTCGAAGGCATGCAGTACGCCCCGATCCACATCGCTCACGAGCGGCTCGGCGACACCGTGCCACCGCAGATACCCGCGCTGAGCAACACGGAGTTGTTCGTCGACATCTGGGCCCGCTACATCGGCACACTGACGACGACGGCGCCGACCCTGCTGCACGGCGATCCCCATATCGGCAACACCTACGTGCTACCCGACGACGAGGTCGGCTTCCTCGACTGGCAGATGGCCCGCCGAGGCAACTGGTCGCTCGACCTCGGGTACTTCATGCAGGGCGCGCTGACCATCGAGGACCGCCGGAGCGTCGAACGCCGGCTGCTCGAGGAGTACCGGAACGCGTTGACGCTGCCGGCCGAGGAGTTGCCCACGGCCGAAGAGATCTGGCTGCGCTACCGCGCGTCCGTCGCGCACGGACTGGCAATCTGGATGGCGACGGCCTCCGGCGGTGACGCATGGCAGAGCGCGGAGATTTCGGTGACGCTCGCGCAGCGGTACTCCACGGCGTTCGTCGATCTGGAGACGCGCGCTGCCCTGGACGCCATAGCCGTCTAG
- a CDS encoding carboxymuconolactone decarboxylase family protein — translation MDQATYDKGMQIRAQVLGDAYVQKATQNVDSFSGPLQDLVTEYCWGAVWGRDGLTLKTRSMLNLAMLAALNRPQELATHIRGALANGVTRDEIREVFLQVAIYVGVPAAVDSFRIARSVLDDVDDSSEAK, via the coding sequence ATGGACCAAGCAACTTACGACAAGGGCATGCAGATTCGCGCACAGGTACTCGGTGATGCCTACGTACAGAAGGCAACACAGAACGTCGACTCTTTCAGCGGTCCGCTTCAGGATCTGGTCACCGAGTACTGCTGGGGTGCGGTGTGGGGCCGCGACGGCCTCACCCTCAAGACCCGAAGCATGCTGAATCTGGCGATGCTCGCGGCACTGAATCGCCCGCAGGAGTTGGCCACCCATATCAGGGGCGCGTTGGCCAACGGCGTGACCCGCGACGAAATTCGCGAAGTCTTCCTGCAAGTCGCGATCTACGTCGGTGTCCCCGCGGCGGTGGACAGTTTCCGCATAGCACGCAGCGTGCTCGACGACGTCGACGATTCCTCCGAAGCGAAATAG
- a CDS encoding SDR family NAD(P)-dependent oxidoreductase, with the protein MRTALVTGGASGIGAAIALRLASDGHQVATLDLAHSAMPHSYLADVTDREQIDAAVGAVHDALGPIGILVNAAGVDGFKRFMDLTFQRWNDIINVNLHGVFHCTQAVLPDMIGQKWGRIVNISSSSAQSGQPFMSHYVAAKSAVNGLTKSLALEYGPDGITVNAVPPGFIDTPMLRKSEERHRLGGTVEDIIARTPVRRVGRPEDIAAACAFLVSEDAGYITGQILGVNGGRNT; encoded by the coding sequence GTGAGAACAGCTCTCGTCACCGGCGGCGCGTCCGGAATCGGTGCGGCCATCGCGCTTCGTCTGGCGTCCGACGGCCACCAGGTCGCCACCCTGGACCTCGCCCATTCGGCGATGCCGCACAGCTACCTCGCGGACGTCACCGACCGCGAACAGATCGATGCCGCGGTCGGCGCTGTGCACGACGCACTCGGTCCGATCGGCATCCTCGTCAATGCCGCCGGAGTCGATGGCTTCAAGCGATTCATGGATCTGACCTTCCAGCGATGGAACGACATCATCAACGTCAATCTGCACGGTGTCTTCCACTGCACCCAAGCGGTGTTGCCCGACATGATCGGTCAGAAGTGGGGGCGGATCGTGAACATCTCGTCCTCCAGCGCCCAGTCAGGCCAGCCCTTCATGAGTCACTACGTCGCGGCGAAATCGGCCGTCAACGGCTTGACGAAAAGTCTCGCGCTCGAATACGGCCCCGATGGCATCACCGTGAACGCAGTCCCGCCCGGCTTCATCGACACACCGATGCTGCGCAAGTCAGAAGAACGTCATCGCCTCGGCGGCACGGTCGAAGACATCATCGCGCGGACGCCGGTTCGTCGCGTCGGGCGGCCCGAGGACATCGCGGCCGCGTGTGCGTTTCTGGTATCCGAGGACGCGGGCTACATCACCGGTCAGATACTGGGTGTGAACGGCGGCCGAAACACCTGA